A segment of the Verrucomicrobiota bacterium genome:
ACCTGTGATAATAACGTCAGGATTATTCATTGTTATTTCCTTTTGGTTGGTGTTTGGCAATGTAGGTCATTTCTAAAAATGACCCAGGTTGGAAATTCTCGAGATTATTCTCGATGAGGAAATTATTTGAGGGATGTATGGGATGAAAAACCGATATCATTGCTGAGATTTTAACGTTAGACGCACAAGCAGGATTTTGCAACCTTTCTCCTTTTTTATTTTTAATATATCACCTAGTTTTATGGTTTTTTTATGCCTGAATTTGATCCTGCTTTATATCCATCCGAACCTGAACTTATTGACCCGGAAGAATTTCCTTCCTGGATCGTTCATGAGGATTCCGGGATTCTCGCCATTAATAAACCTGGATTGGTAGTTTGCCATCCTTCCAAGAATGGACCGTGGTCAAGTCTGGTTGGCGCAGCTAGAGAGTATTTAGGCCAGGACTTGGTCCATCTGGTTCATCGATTAGATCGAGAAACGAGTGGAATTTGTCTCCTGGCTAAGGACAAATATCACGCGCGTCATTCGCAGATGGCCTTTCAGAATCAACAGATATCAAAAGTCTATATTGCTGTTTTAGAAGGTGAATTTATGGAACCTATTCACTTAAATACTCATTTGGCGAAAGACTTGGATTCTGAAGTCTATGTGAAGCAAACAGTTCGAAAATCGAATTCTTCAAAACGGGCAGAGACTCATTTTCAGCCCCTTCTTTCACGTGGTGGTTTTACACTGGCCAAGGTAGTTCCCATAACCGGTCGAAAGCATCAGATCAGGGTGCATGCTTCACACATGGGACATTCGATAGTGGGAGATAAAGTCTATGGACCGGATGATCGACTCTACCTTGAGTTTATAGAAAACGGTTATACTGAAAGTATGAACGCAATTCTTGGTTTTCATAGACAAGCGCTTCATGCTTATAGTGTTCACTTCGAGGCTCCGCTGTTTACTAGAAGCTTCATAGCACCATTGCCACCAGATATGCTCGGTCTTATTGAGGATAAGATGGGGATTTGCGCAGAAGAGATAGAAGATTTCGTGCTTAGCTCAGATAAACAAAAGTAATTCTTCCAGCTTCTGAGGTATTTATGTTCCAACTCTTGAGAGTTCCAATTCATTCAATTTCTGTCGGAGCAATTGGCTGATTGAATTCAAGTTTTCTTTGGCAAGTTTCTCGGAAGGAAGTTTTTCTAGAGTAGTTACTGCTTGTTCCCAGAGGCTGGATACGAAGCTGATACTTCGATCGTAAATGCTATAAGATTCCAGCAATTCGTTTATATTGACCAAATCTGAGCGCTCCAGTGCTCCGATCATTCTCTCGGTTGCTATTGGATCGTTGAGCTGAAAAAGTTGAATGAGTGGGAGAGTTGCCTTTCCTGTGGTAAGGTCGGTTCCCAGGGTTTTCCCTATTTTGTTTTCGTCACCAATAAAATCGGTGAGATCATCGTACGCCTGGTAGGCTACCCCCAGTTCGGTGCCAAATTTCCTTAGAATTTCACAGTCTTCTTTGGAATAACCTGACAGCAAACCTCCCAGGTAGGTTGAGATGGAAAAGAGTTCGCCGGTTTTCATGTCCAGCATTTCCAAATAGTCTTCCAGGGACAACTTCCAGTCGCCTCTTCGAAACGTTTGCAAAATTTCACCTGAGCAAACCCGTCTTGTCGATTTTGATACGAGACGGCAGACTTCAACGGTATCGAATTGCGATGCTAAATGTAGTGCGTGTGAAAATAATGCATCTCCCAGCAGGACGGCTGTGTGCTGACCAAATTTTGAGCTAATGGTCGGCTTACCACGTCGTTTATTGGCGCCGTCAAGCACGTCATCATGGACAAGTGTGGCGATGTGGACCATTTCAACAACTGCTGAAACCTGAATGAGTTTTTCAAATACAGCAGGATTATCAATTTCTCCGGAAAGAAAAACCAAGGAGGGGCGAATTCGTTTCCCACTGTTTTTAAGACAATAATCAACTAGATGCCTAATCTGAGGTTCAAATGCTTCGATTTGGCCTTCCAGGAATTGCGTCAGCTTCCTCATTGGCTTACTGAGGTAAGTCTGTAGCACGTCGACGGACGGTTTTTGGAAAGGCTTTTCCGTTGGATTTAGCATAGTAAAGTAAACAACTTGGGCATGAATGTCGAAATTTTCAAGTAGCGAACATAAAATCATAGGCCAATTCGGATTATTTTTGTT
Coding sequences within it:
- a CDS encoding RluA family pseudouridine synthase, with the protein product MPEFDPALYPSEPELIDPEEFPSWIVHEDSGILAINKPGLVVCHPSKNGPWSSLVGAAREYLGQDLVHLVHRLDRETSGICLLAKDKYHARHSQMAFQNQQISKVYIAVLEGEFMEPIHLNTHLAKDLDSEVYVKQTVRKSNSSKRAETHFQPLLSRGGFTLAKVVPITGRKHQIRVHASHMGHSIVGDKVYGPDDRLYLEFIENGYTESMNAILGFHRQALHAYSVHFEAPLFTRSFIAPLPPDMLGLIEDKMGICAEEIEDFVLSSDKQK
- a CDS encoding polyprenyl synthetase family protein — its product is MLNPTEKPFQKPSVDVLQTYLSKPMRKLTQFLEGQIEAFEPQIRHLVDYCLKNSGKRIRPSLVFLSGEIDNPAVFEKLIQVSAVVEMVHIATLVHDDVLDGANKRRGKPTISSKFGQHTAVLLGDALFSHALHLASQFDTVEVCRLVSKSTRRVCSGEILQTFRRGDWKLSLEDYLEMLDMKTGELFSISTYLGGLLSGYSKEDCEILRKFGTELGVAYQAYDDLTDFIGDENKIGKTLGTDLTTGKATLPLIQLFQLNDPIATERMIGALERSDLVNINELLESYSIYDRSISFVSSLWEQAVTTLEKLPSEKLAKENLNSISQLLRQKLNELELSRVGT